One Benincasa hispida cultivar B227 chromosome 5, ASM972705v1, whole genome shotgun sequence genomic window carries:
- the LOC120078697 gene encoding RRP15-like protein: MADVGNAVELVRGAKRRKKMGSRNNKRPRMMGGSGNKVKVDRKMKKLFQKRAREYNSEDDDNDEKAPMVENERKVLVCSHAEEVGDEEFSEGEDEGKDVNADVELSEDDENGEIQPGITKFAEGCRAFRAAFRSILKKSISDETLGPILSANKKLIVEKLAEEEAERKVKGLAKKEKQLVGEKGHVKPATYLDSHEKFLIGVATKGVVKLFNAVNKAQHAQKGLNPSRTKDAKAINKRRKEAFFSELGKPTLSATNSNAKLNTSGGAADAEGPAWAPLRDNYMLTNSKLKDWDKMPDNMTTMAEDNGRMLEDSSSDEDD; this comes from the exons ATGGCTGATGTCGGGAATGCAGTAGAATTGGTGAGAGGTGCAAAGAGGAGGAAAAAGATGGGTTCTAGGAACAATAAAAGACCGAGGATGATGGGTGGAAGTGGAAACAAAGTTAAGGTTGATAGGAAGATGAAGAAACTCTTCCAAAAACGGGCGCGTGAGTATAATTCAGAGGATGACGACAACGATGAGAAGGCTCCGATGGTtgaaaatgagagaaaagttTTGGTGTGCAGTCATGCGGAGGAGGTTGGGGATGAAGAGTTTTCTGAGGGTGAAGATGAAGGGAAGGATGTGAATGCAGATGTCGAGCTGTCcgaagatgatgaaaatggtGAAATTCAACCAGGTATAACGAAGTTTGCAGAAGGTTGTAGAGCCTTTCGAGCTGCATTCAGGAGTATTCTCAAGAAGAGCATATCTGATGAAACTCTg GGTCCTATATTATCAGCAAACAAGAAGCTTATTGTTGAAAAGCTTGCAGAAGAGGAAGCTGAGCGGAAGGTTAAAGGATTGGCCAAAAAAGAGAAACAACTg GTAGGTGAAAAAGGTCATGTGAAACCTGCTACCTACCTGGATTCTCATGAAAAGTTTCTTATTGGTGTTGCTACAAAAGGAG TTGTCAAGTTGTTTAACGCT GTCAACAAGGCACAACATGCTCAGAAGGGTTTGAATCCTTCAAGAACTAAAGATGCTAAAG CTATAAATAAGCGCAGAAAAGAAGCTTTCTTTTCTGAGTTGGGCAAGCCAACTTTGTCAGCAACAAACAGTAATGCAAAG TTAAACACATCAGGTGGTGCAGCGGACGCTGAAGGCCCTGCCTGGGCTCCATTACGTGATAATTATATGCTGACCAATTCCAAGTTAAAAGACTGGGATAAGATGCCA GATAATATGACGACGATGGCCGAGGACAATGGGAGGATGTTGGAAGACAGTAGTTCAGATGAAGATGATTGA